A region from the Campylobacter blaseri genome encodes:
- a CDS encoding 23S rRNA (pseudouridine(1915)-N(3))-methyltransferase RlmH codes for MEILVNSIQKNSDDFNEKIDKYIKMSKKYAKINDNVIFNDMIAKAQSKTQKDALIAYDKVYLPKLEGYNVALDEKGKILDSYEFAKLFSGKNKISFFIGGAFGLSDDFKKSTDAVISLTKLTLSHKIAKLILFEQIFRALCINANHPYHK; via the coding sequence TTGGAAATATTGGTAAACAGCATACAGAAAAATAGTGATGATTTTAATGAAAAGATAGATAAGTATATTAAAATGTCAAAGAAATATGCTAAAATCAATGATAATGTTATTTTCAATGATATGATAGCTAAAGCACAATCTAAAACACAAAAAGATGCATTAATTGCTTATGATAAGGTTTATCTTCCTAAGCTTGAAGGATATAATGTAGCTTTAGATGAAAAAGGTAAAATTTTAGATAGCTACGAATTTGCTAAGCTATTTTCAGGGAAAAATAAAATTTCTTTTTTTATAGGTGGTGCTTTTGGTCTTAGTGATGATTTTAAAAAATCAACCGATGCGGTTATTAGCTTAACCAAGCTGACTCTTTCGCATAAAATAGCAAAATTGATACTTTTTGAGCAGATATTTAGGGCTCTTTGTATTAATGCTAACCACCCATATCATAAATAA
- the dksA gene encoding RNA polymerase-binding protein DksA, which yields MKKSELELLKKLLEDRREQIIKNITDSTKDIEELRQSGAVDEFDMASINTDSNLEYSLSAKQRKELTDIDLSLIKIKNGTYGICEMCDESISVARLKAKPSAKLCMTCKEISEKNIS from the coding sequence ATGAAAAAAAGTGAATTGGAACTTTTGAAAAAACTTTTAGAGGATCGCAGAGAACAAATCATTAAAAATATTACGGATTCTACTAAAGATATTGAAGAGTTAAGGCAAAGTGGAGCAGTAGATGAATTTGATATGGCAAGTATTAATACAGATTCAAATTTAGAGTACTCTCTTAGCGCAAAACAAAGAAAAGAGCTTACAGATATTGACCTTTCTTTAATTAAAATAAAAAATGGCACATATGGAATTTGTGAAATGTGCGATGAGAGCATAAGTGTTGCAAGATTAAAAGCTAAGCCAAGTGCAAAGCTATGTATGACTTGTAAAGAAATTTCAGAAAAAAATATTAGCTAA